From Camelina sativa cultivar DH55 chromosome 7, Cs, whole genome shotgun sequence, one genomic window encodes:
- the LOC104704595 gene encoding protein PHLOEM PROTEIN 2-LIKE A5-like, whose amino-acid sequence MTFFSRIQDHQVFINYRGEQLGYSFVSHLVDAFERHDINFFVDKYELRGQDLKNLFLRIEESRIALVIFSTRYPESSWCMDELVKIKQLSDKEKLQVIPIFYKVKAREVKNQTGLFGENFWTLARGSTGDQIKKWKEGLESISDKMGLSMKDKSSEAVFVKEIVTAVKRVITAIGLEEGNDNHVNHVTAKKRKTGNSNCLCELPDFKRSKIRKHRRILFTFFYTLLINFLTI is encoded by the exons ATGACATTCTTCTCTCGCATTCAAGACCATCAAGTGTTCATAAATTACCGCGGAGAGCAGCTAGGCTACAGCTTCGTTAGCCATCTTGTTGATGCCTTTGAGAGGCACGATATCAACTTCTTCGTAGACAAATACGAGCTGAGAGGACAAGACctcaaaaatctatttttaaggATTGAAGAGTCAAGGATTGCACTGGTCATCTTCTCAACCAG GTATCCGGAGTCTAGTTGGTGCATGGATGAATTGGTGAAGATAAAACAACTTTCGGATAAAGAAAAGCTACAAGTCATTCCGATCTTTTACAAGGTGAAAGCACGAGAAGTCAAAAATCAGACAGGTTTGTTTGGTGAAAATTTCTGGACCCTCGCAAGAGGATCTACCGGAGATCAGATCAAGAAATGGAAGGAAGGTTTGGAGTCTATTTCCGACAAGATGGGTTTGTCGATGAAAGACAAGAG CTCTGAAGCTGTATTCGTCAAGGAAATTGTGACGGCGGTTAAGAGAGTTATAACAGCAATTGGACTCGAGGAAGGAAATGATAATCATGTCAATCATGTTACagcaaaaaagagaaagaccGGGAATAGCAATTGCCTATGTGAACTTCCCGATTTTAAGAGGAGCAAAATCAGAAAGCATAGACGTATATTATTTACCTTTTTCTATACATTGCTGATTAATTTCCTTACAATCTAG